Proteins encoded within one genomic window of Panicum virgatum strain AP13 chromosome 1N, P.virgatum_v5, whole genome shotgun sequence:
- the LOC120656004 gene encoding uncharacterized protein LOC120656004, translating to MEGNLPPRALIPGGAPFDLGQPFHFADQPQVVQVHQGAFAAPAANQMQGFGGAVKPSLSSEEDADDGHHGRGKAAAPASQWHRVKWTSEMVKLLVSAVAYIDEDIDADHGTSSGRKRHAMLKRKGKWRLVSSVMTERSFSVSPQQCEDKFNDLNKRYKRLTEILGRGTACQIVEKPALLEQVSLSAKLKEEAKKHLSSKHLHYEEMCSYHNHNRHCLLDDPALQRSLRMALRSPGEQGKKCSFGYDDEDDQMFLSDEDDEDDGFNDDLEFSAEDHRHHRVHGSKKMKHDHEGGHCGSHLSEVAAIDMNRMFSEGTGGGSAAEKNPSGMNAVQIETQRLKIKEEMLKLEQSRLKWLRSCKEKDRELEKMKLENERMELENERLELELKLKEIEMGIKPKRIY from the coding sequence ATGGAGGGGAATCTGCCGCCGCGAGCTCTGATCCCGGGCGGGGCCCCCTTCGATCTGGGGCAGCCGTTCCACTTCGCCGACCAGCCCCAGGTGGTTCAGGTTCACCAGGGCGCGTTCGCTGCCCCCGCCGCGAACCAGatgcaggggttcgggggtgcGGTGAAGCCCTCGCTGAGCTCCGAGGAGGACGCCGACGACGGCCACCATGGCCGCGGCAAGGCTGCGGCCCCGGCCTCGCAGTGGCACCGGGTCAAGTGGACCAGCGAGATGGTCAAGCTGCTCGTGTCGGCCGTGGCCTACATCGACGAGGACATCGACGCGGACCACGGCACCAGCAGCGGGAGGAAGAGGCACGCCATGCTCAAGAGGAAGGGCAAGTGGAGGCTCGTTTCCTCGGTCATGACCGAGAGGAGCTTCTCCGTGTCACCGCAGCAGTGCGAGGATAAGTTCAACGACCTCAACAAGAGGTACAAGAGGCTCACCGAGATCCTTGGCCGGGGTACGGCTTGTCAGATTGTTGAGAAACCGGCGCTCCTTGAACAGGTGAGCCTATCTGCAAAGCTCAAGGAGGAGGCCAAGAAGCACCTGAGCTCAAAGCATCTGCACTACGAGGAGATGTGCTCCTACCACAACCATAACCGGCACTGCCTGCTAGATGATCCGGCCCTTCAGAGGTCGCTGCGTATGGCGCTTAGGAGCCCGGGTGAACAGGGAAAGAAGTGCTCGTTTGGAtatgatgatgaggatgatcAGATGTTTCTTTCTGATGAAGATGACGAGGATGATGGGTTCAATGATGATCTGGAGTTCAGTGCTGAAGATCATCGTCATCACAGAGTTCATGGCAGCAAGAAGATGAAGCATGACCATGAGGGGGGACATTGTGGGTCTCATCTGTCAGAAGTTGCTGCCATTGACATGAATCGAATGTTTTCTGAGGGAACTGGTGGTGGTTCTGCTGCAGAGAAGAATCCTAGTGGTATGAATGCAGTTCAAATTGAGACACAACGCCTGAAGATAAAAGAGGAGATGCTGAAACTCGAGCAGAGCCGTTTGAAGTGGCTGAGGTCCTGCAAGGAGAAGGACAGGGAGCTGGAGAAGATGAAGCTGGAGAATGAAAGGATGGAGCTGGAAAATgagaggctggagctggagctgaagCTTAAGGAAATTGAGATGGGCATCAAACCAAAGAGGATTTACTGA